A single window of Ananas comosus cultivar F153 linkage group 24, ASM154086v1, whole genome shotgun sequence DNA harbors:
- the LOC109728538 gene encoding uncharacterized protein LOC109728538: MQPPTVVSSSSSSPSEAGTGGNETGGQCRSSRSSIPPLGQPAVGGYASGSGHSSAGKRPRSPPPSAQTRKECTSSAGRKKKSDLGAEALVEMVKIGKQKLEIAREMINIAKGSQSTIPPIDVCMSRVFNLVRRTDIRAIAVGMSLRAESDRQLFMTLNDELALV; encoded by the coding sequence GTGAGGCAGGCACCGGCGGTAATGAAACCGGCGGGCAGTGCAGATCTTCGCGTTCTTCTATCCCACCTCTCGGCCAACCGGCTGTCGGAGGTTATGCTAGTGGATCTGGACATAGCTCGGCAGGTAAACGACCTAGGTCCCCACCACCCTCTGCACAGACACGCAAAGAATGTACTTCCTCTGCcgggagaaagaagaagagtgaCCTTGGAGCAGAGGCATTGGTTGAGATGGTAAAGATCGGGAAGCAAAAGCTCGAGATTGCACGAGAAATGATAAATATAGCGAAGGGTAGTCAATCGACAATTCCACCAATTGACGTTTGTATGAGCAGAGTTTTTAATCTAGTGCGCCGAACGGATATACGTGCCATTGCGGTTGGGATGTCATTGCGGGCTGAGTCGGATAGACAACTTTTTATGACGCTGAATGATGAGCTTGCACTTGTGTGA